In Deltaproteobacteria bacterium, the DNA window GAAACTATTAGATCCTACCCCTGCCGGAACTTCCGTCCATACTTTAGCGGGTGGTAAGGCGAAAATTTTCTTTTCACCGGGTCGGGTTATTTTTTTGAACTCCAATACCAGGATGGAAGTGCTAGATGGCAGCAGGGGAAAAAATGCGGCTTTGGACCAATTGATCATCAAGGCAGCGGCAGGCAGGTTACGTTTCCTGGTGGCTCCATCGCCAGCGGCCGGGGGGCTCCAACTCTTGACCCCTACCGCCGTGATCGACATCAGTCGGGGGGATGGCGCAGTGACCATTGATAGGGACGACCATATCGTTGCTTTGTCAGGGCCGGCTGCGATAGCGGTTAAAAATCAATACTCGAAGCAGCAGCTCTGGCTAAAACCGATGCAGGGAGCCGTCTCCACTTCAGCGGGGAGGCTGGAACTGGCAGCTGTGGCAACCCGCCAGGCCCAGCAGTTGCTAAACGAAACCGATCTACCCCTTACCACTCCCCCAACCTTGGTATTGCAGCCTCCGGCCCCGGCCCGGACTCCGATTACCCTGGCCGACCGGGTCAAACCGCCGTGGCCGGTATTCCCTCCGGTGAGTCAGGTGCCCCAGCTCTGG includes these proteins:
- a CDS encoding FecR domain-containing protein — encoded protein: MPIISHKAAHTLTRLLWLAVLITLTMSISGNVVNAEVIGLEGNVQLRAAPGEDFRPAKLLDPTPAGTSVHTLAGGKAKIFFSPGRVIFLNSNTRMEVLDGSRGKNAALDQLIIKAAAGRLRFLVAPSPAAGGLQLLTPTAVIDISRGDGAVTIDRDDHIVALSGPAAIAVKNQYSKQQLWLKPMQGAVSTSAGRLELAAVATRQAQQLLNETDLPLTTPPTLVLQPPAPARTPITLADRVKPPWPVFPPVSQVPQLW